A part of Oncorhynchus masou masou isolate Uvic2021 chromosome 30, UVic_Omas_1.1, whole genome shotgun sequence genomic DNA contains:
- the LOC135522742 gene encoding toll-like receptor 13, with protein sequence MELKRTLSGKGNGSTYSRLSFFLCILLYFWVIFNPVNGYSMKHCRIRESLNTSVLCDGRNLNVVPADIPLLVRSVNIAKNNISQIKSEDFKDLKFLKMLIMYSNRISHVENGSFSDLVALEQLNLAFNKLTSLSDQMFKGLDNLTVLQLENNHISSIASSSFQLLFSLKVLNLTSNKLHCFKELQHILQLPSLLKLFIGNNSLNSLQSQEISNRPIGLTELDLSRNPLEIFSVTADIFPYLKKLDLSFCGINGSMEWDVADRYFLSNVSSLDLSGIHMSLQGIGSVLQSINYSLASLGLDKIGKDNLINVACHIPTLKTLRLQCNNFSSISDKLLQSCTQVTDLDISGNNITDLSEAAFRSIKDLKTLRLGYDGLSSVPNATRNLRTLKKLDLSHNIIKTLGCSDFSNLRRLEKLYLHNNLISNLERCVFLDLRALNSLTLRRNRILNLGDAFTKGLQHLKSLDLGFNKLTNIRTNYFKSLRSLEDLALYDNEIKTLEDGAFVGLAKLKNLVLLNNVIGKSEIRGAVFKGLRSLKTLNMASNAIKYEKDEQLQQPPFTDLSSLENLYIFSQHYSKYMRQSCLPSNFLEGLNMLSEFQAGNLHIMSLHPDTFIHTPQLLSLDISQNFFHALSPELFHPIPKLKRLTISKTELESLDFLIEANLTQVRFLKVRQNKITWTNETVLHSLPALTLLDMQRNPFICDCRNAWFVHWAESNNQTQVAYAHEYPCSYPDDLKDTKLLDLDTHSCSVDLGIIYFLSTTSLVLLTLLGSFIYDLLRWQVVYAYYLFLAYLHDSKRRNRQTPHQYDAFVSYNTHDECWVVRELLPKLEEEQGWKLCLHHRDFQPGKPIIENITDAIYRSRKTICVITQRYLQSEWCSREIQVASFRLFDEQKDVLILVFLEEIPDHQLSPYHRMRRLVKRRTYLSWPRAGEETRVFWQKLQVALETRDWPAEENPILTGVERQ encoded by the exons ATGGAACTGAAAAGAACCTTGTCAGGAAAAGGAAATGGGTCAACATATTCTCGGTTGAGTTTCTTTCTATGCATTCTTCTGTATTTCTGGGTTATATTTAATCCAGTAAATGGCTACTCAATGAAACACTGCAGAATCAGGGAATCTCTAAACACGTCTGTGCTATGTGATGGCAGGAACCTCAATGTCGTACCAGCAGACATCCCATTATTGGTGAGATCTGTAAACATAGCAAAGAATAACATTTCACAGATAAAAAGTGAGGATTTCAAAGATCTAAAGTTCCTCAAAATGTTAATCATGTACAGCAACAGGATCTCTCATGTTGAGAATGGGTCTTTTTCAGACCTGGTGGCTCTAGAGCAGCTGAATCTGGCCTTTAACAAACTCACATCCCTCTCAGACCAAATGTTTAAGGGCCTGGACAACCTCACAGTACTACAATTGGAGAACAACCACATCTCAAGTATTGCCTCATCATCTTTTCAGTTACTCTTCAGCTTGAAGGTGCTGAACTTAACCAGCAACAAACTACATTGTTTCAAGGAGCTCCAGCACATTTTACAATTGCCAAGCTTGCTGAAGTTGTTCATTGGGAACAACAGCTTGAACTCTTTGCAGTCACAGGAAATATCAAATAGGCCAATAGGGCTGACAGAGCTGGATCTATCCAGGAATCCTCTGGAGATCTTCAGTGTCACAGCAGATATTTTTCCCTATCTTAAGAAACTAGACCTCTCCTTCTGTGGCATTAATGGAAGCATGGAATGGGATGTAGCGGACAGGTATTTTCTGAGTAATGTGAGCAGCCTCGACTTGAGTGGCATTCACATGTCTTTACAAGGGATTGGTTCGGTGCTCCAGAGCATCAACTATTCGTTGGCATCCCTGGGGCTGGATAAAATAGGAAAAGATAATCTCATTAATGTAGCCTGCCACATACCTACATTGAAGACCCTCCGATTGCAATGTAACAACTTCAGTAGTATCTCTGACAAGCTGCTGCAGTCCTGCACACAGGTGACTGACCTGGACATATCAGGTAATAATATTACTGACCTGTCAGAAGCTGCTTTTCGATCAATAAAAGATCTTAAAACTCTGAGACTAGGCTATGATGGCCTCTCTTCTGTGCCGAATGCTACAAGGAATCTCCGCACATTAAAAAAATTGGATCTCAGCCACAACATCATCAAAACTTTAGGCTGCTCGGATTTCTCCAATCTAAGAAGACTTGAAAAACTCTATCTTCACAACAATTTAATCTCAAACCTTGAAAGGTGTGTTTTCCTGGATCTAAGGGCCTTAAATAGCCTGACACTTAGAAGGAACAGAATCCTAAACTTGGGTGACGCTTTCACAAAGGGTTTGCAACATTTAAAGAGCTTGGATTTAGGATTCAATAAACTAACGAACATCAGAACAAATTACTTCAAAAGCTTAAGATCACTTGAGGATTTGGCTTTATATGACAATGAAATAAAGACACTGGAAGATGGGGCCTTTGTGGGTTTGGCCAAACTTAAAAATCTTGTCCTGCTAAACAATGTTATAGGTAAAAGTGAAATCCGAGGTGCTGTGTTCAAAGGACTTAGAAGCTTAAAAACTCTCAATATGGCTTCCAATGCTATCAAATATGAAAAAGATGAACAACTACAACAGCCACCCTTCACTGACCTGTCATCTCTGGAAAACCTCTACATATTTAGTCAGCATTATAGTAAGTATATGAGACAGTCTTGTCTACCTTCCAACTTTCTTGAAGGTCTGAACATGTTATCAGAGTTCCAAGCAGGGAATCTTCATATTATGTCCCTGCACCCTGACACATTCATTCACACGCCCCAGTTGTTGTCCCTTGATATCAGCCAGAATTTCTTCCATGCCCTCTCCCCAGAGCTCTTTCACCCAATCCCCAAGCTTAAAAGACTCACCATCTCCAAAACTGAACTTGAGTCATTAGATTTCCTTATAGAAGCCAATCTCACTCAAGTCCGTTTCTTAAAGGTGAGACAGAATAAAATTACATGGACCAATGAGACAGTGCTGCACTCTCTCCCAGCCTTAACTCTCCTGGATATGCAAAGGAATCCTTTCATTTGTGACTGCAGAAATGCTTGGTTTGTTCATTGGGCTGAGAGCAACAACCAAACACAAGTTGCTTATGCCCATGAGTATCCATGTAGCTATCCAGACGATCTCAAGGACACTAAACTGTTGGACCTGGACACCCACTCCTGTTCAGTGGACCTAGGCATTATCTACTTCCTCTCAACCACTTCTCTGGTCCTCCTCACCCTGCTGGGGTCCTTTATCTATGATCTCCTAAGGTGGCAGGTGGTATATGCCTACTACCTCTTCCTGGCTTATCTCCATGACTCCAAGCGGAGGAACAGACAAACTCCTCATCAGTACGATGCTTTCGTTTCCTACAACACCCATGATGAATGCTGGGTCGTGAGGGAGCTGCTGCCAAAGTTGGAGGAAGAGCAGGGCTGGAAGTTGTGTCTTCACCACCGGGACTTCCAGCCAG GTAAACCCATCATAGAGAACATCACAGACGCCATCTACAGGAGCAGGAAAACCATCTGTGTGATCACCCAGCGATATCTGCAGAGCGAGTGGTGCTCCAGAGAGATCCAGGTGGCCAG CTTCCGTCTTTTTGATGAGCAGAAGGATGTGCTGATCCTGGTGTTTCTCGAAGAGATCCCAGACCACCAGCTCTCACCCTACCACCGCATGAGGAGGCTGGTGAAGAGACGCACCTACCTGAGCTGGCCAAGAGCTGGGGAGGAAACAAGGGTCTTCTGGCAGAAACTCCAGGTGGCTTTGGAGACCAGGGACTGGCCTGCTGAGGAGAACCCCATCCTCACCGGGGTGGAGAGGCAGTGA